Proteins encoded by one window of Porphyromonas vaginalis:
- a CDS encoding PcfJ domain-containing protein, which yields MKPRNKFEKAVLALSTRLCPITKAQHQWAFRECIDHFAYRLHKGRTTCMDCGHSWTLEQPIDTCTCPQCRASLQVKTTRARKLQQKQYFTLLTTCGEYQVLRMFLLVVGMEKGCRAKTSVIEIGHYWWNDAGRQALVAIQRTFGHYIDSFSFHSPMAIRNDSEAYRYVAYSQIYPKLKVTDTLYRNGFNGEFHGIAPTQLIPALLTDSRAETMMKAGRYKDLRHLLSRGKGLDNYWNSYKLTLRHHYIISDIVLWCDYVDMLKRLGKDIHNPKYICPSDLRGEHDKRETELRRQREREAMERKREKAMADEARFRELKSKFFGIRFTDGTIQVHVLESVQEYIDEGAELHHCLFSNEYYLKESSLILSATIEGKRIETIEVSLDTLQVIQSRGVCNQNTPYHDQIVNLVNAHHQLIRQRMKVTA from the coding sequence ATGAAACCTAGAAACAAGTTTGAGAAAGCCGTCTTGGCACTGAGTACGAGACTATGCCCGATAACAAAAGCACAGCATCAGTGGGCATTCCGAGAGTGCATAGACCACTTTGCTTACCGCTTACACAAAGGTCGTACGACTTGTATGGATTGTGGTCATAGTTGGACTTTAGAGCAGCCTATAGATACTTGCACTTGCCCTCAATGTAGGGCAAGTCTGCAAGTCAAGACAACAAGAGCGCGGAAGTTACAACAGAAGCAGTACTTCACGCTCCTAACCACTTGTGGGGAGTATCAAGTGTTGCGAATGTTTCTCCTTGTTGTAGGTATGGAGAAAGGTTGCAGAGCAAAGACTTCGGTCATTGAGATTGGGCATTATTGGTGGAACGATGCAGGGAGACAAGCACTAGTAGCCATACAGCGGACTTTTGGACACTATATTGATAGCTTCTCTTTTCACTCTCCGATGGCTATCCGTAACGATAGCGAAGCTTACCGATATGTAGCCTACTCGCAGATATATCCGAAACTAAAGGTCACGGATACGCTTTATAGAAATGGCTTCAACGGAGAGTTTCACGGCATAGCTCCTACTCAACTCATCCCAGCTCTACTTACTGATAGTCGTGCAGAAACAATGATGAAAGCAGGACGATACAAGGATTTAAGACACCTCCTATCAAGGGGCAAAGGACTTGACAACTATTGGAACTCATACAAGTTGACACTGCGTCACCACTACATAATAAGCGACATTGTCTTATGGTGTGACTATGTAGATATGCTCAAACGATTGGGTAAGGACATCCACAATCCGAAATACATCTGCCCCTCCGACCTCAGAGGGGAGCATGACAAACGAGAAACGGAGCTCCGCAGACAGCGTGAGCGGGAGGCGATGGAGCGAAAGCGGGAAAAGGCAATGGCGGACGAAGCGCGTTTTCGTGAACTCAAATCAAAGTTCTTCGGCATCCGTTTCACGGACGGCACAATACAAGTACACGTCCTGGAGAGCGTGCAGGAGTATATAGACGAAGGAGCTGAATTGCATCACTGCCTATTTTCAAATGAGTACTATCTCAAAGAGAGCTCGCTCATTCTGTCTGCTACCATTGAGGGCAAGCGGATAGAAACGATAGAGGTCTCTCTTGACACACTCCAAGTAATCCAAAGCCGTGGCGTATGCAACCAAAACACCCCATACCACGACCAAATTGTGAACCTTGTCAATGCCCATCACCAGCTGATAAGGCAGAGAATGAAAGTCACGGCTTAA
- the traM gene encoding conjugative transposon protein TraM — MEHKQKEQLKKVLVFAGLGIIFALAMWFIFAPATKEQPDAGEGLNDNIPQATTEKLTENKLKAYELVDHTTQEEQAREEVGRLSEYFQQEGHSSESNPQEAVVGNKIESSMQRYEENNRLLADFYGSDPYEEEREAMQQEIDDLRRELNELSQQDDDEEAKQLALMEKSYQMAAKYLPAASASPAHGAMPMSEQSQVVSPPSGGAAKDEAPMEIIADHKPLVSALDQPMSDEEFMEMYGAKERNMSFHSLSNSSARSSERNTLCVVVDKTTTLKEGDYVALRLLETARVQQTSIPKHSILMAQAKIDGNRMQLLIKSIEVNGRILPVKLSAYDTDGQMGVYIPGSEEVSALKEMGANVGGSMGTSFTFSSSAKDQIISEVTRGVMQGAGQLLQKKLRTIKVTLKGGYRLFLVQTK; from the coding sequence ATGGAGCATAAACAGAAAGAACAATTGAAGAAGGTGTTAGTCTTCGCAGGGCTAGGGATTATCTTTGCCCTTGCTATGTGGTTTATATTTGCACCCGCCACTAAGGAGCAACCGGACGCTGGTGAGGGGCTGAATGACAACATACCACAAGCTACGACCGAAAAGCTAACGGAGAATAAACTCAAAGCCTATGAACTAGTTGACCATACAACTCAAGAGGAGCAAGCTCGTGAGGAGGTGGGGAGACTATCGGAGTACTTTCAGCAGGAGGGCCACTCGTCTGAGAGCAACCCGCAGGAGGCGGTCGTTGGCAATAAGATTGAGTCTTCGATGCAACGCTACGAGGAGAACAATCGTCTGCTAGCGGACTTCTACGGCTCTGACCCTTATGAGGAGGAGCGAGAAGCTATGCAACAGGAGATTGATGACCTCAGACGTGAACTGAACGAGCTTAGCCAACAAGACGATGATGAGGAAGCTAAGCAACTAGCTCTTATGGAGAAGAGCTACCAAATGGCGGCTAAGTACTTGCCCGCAGCTAGTGCCTCTCCTGCCCATGGAGCTATGCCTATGAGTGAGCAGTCTCAGGTCGTATCTCCGCCTAGCGGTGGAGCAGCCAAGGACGAGGCTCCCATGGAGATAATAGCTGACCACAAGCCGTTGGTCTCAGCACTGGACCAGCCAATGAGTGACGAGGAGTTTATGGAGATGTACGGAGCCAAGGAGCGGAATATGAGTTTTCATTCACTCTCTAATAGCTCCGCACGCTCTAGCGAGCGCAATACCCTTTGCGTAGTGGTGGACAAAACAACGACCCTCAAAGAGGGCGACTACGTTGCTCTTCGCCTGCTGGAGACCGCTCGTGTGCAGCAAACTTCAATCCCGAAGCATAGTATCTTAATGGCACAAGCTAAGATAGATGGCAACCGAATGCAGCTACTGATTAAGAGCATAGAGGTGAATGGACGCATTCTGCCGGTCAAACTATCTGCCTATGATACAGACGGACAGATGGGAGTCTATATTCCTGGCTCTGAAGAGGTGTCGGCACTCAAGGAGATGGGGGCAAATGTCGGGGGATCGATGGGAACCTCTTTCACCTTTTCCTCTTCGGCTAAAGACCAAATCATCTCCGAGGTGACTAGAGGGGTGATGCAGGGAGCTGGACAACTACTACAGAAGAAGCTCCGCACGATTAAGGTGACGCTCAAAGGGGGATATAGACTATTCCTTGTACAGACGAAGTAA
- a CDS encoding site-specific integrase, with product MRSTFRILFYINKSKTKADGTTAILCRISIDGESVVITTGESTAPKDWSVKRGETKEKKTNQRLQTFREKVEQGYNTLLYKYGAVSAELLKNYLQGVGKTPTTLLALSAEELKAQRECSSAGTYRNNRYADRQLNFFVRSRSERDVPLSALTIEFFEDYRFYLKMEGYAPATINNHLCWLSRLMYRAVSQGTIRFNPFEEVKYEVVERKPRFLSKGDVSKLLAFPLQDEGAELSRRMFLFSVFTGLAFVDLQGLRASQIETNSEGKRYIRKARQKTEVENLIPLHPIAEQILSLYTKEKSKGDYKVFPDTMSKDKLSKHLKAIGLACGIRTPLTYHVGRHSFGTLTLEAGIPIESIAKMMGHASIASTQIYAQITDQKIARDMEKLMQHENT from the coding sequence ATGCGCAGTACATTCAGAATACTATTCTACATCAATAAGAGCAAGACCAAAGCAGACGGCACAACGGCAATCCTTTGCCGGATCTCCATAGACGGAGAGAGCGTGGTGATAACCACAGGCGAAAGCACTGCCCCAAAGGATTGGAGCGTGAAGCGAGGGGAAACAAAGGAGAAGAAGACCAACCAACGCTTGCAAACCTTTCGTGAGAAAGTCGAACAAGGCTACAATACCTTGCTTTACAAGTATGGAGCAGTAAGTGCCGAGTTGCTGAAGAACTACTTGCAGGGTGTCGGAAAAACTCCAACGACACTGCTCGCTCTTAGTGCGGAAGAACTCAAAGCCCAACGAGAATGCAGTAGTGCGGGGACGTATAGAAACAATCGGTATGCCGATAGGCAGCTTAACTTTTTTGTGCGCAGTCGCAGTGAGCGGGATGTCCCCTTGTCGGCTCTTACGATTGAGTTCTTTGAAGATTATCGCTTCTATCTGAAGATGGAGGGTTATGCACCCGCAACGATAAATAACCATCTCTGTTGGTTGAGTCGATTGATGTATCGAGCCGTCAGTCAGGGGACGATACGCTTCAATCCGTTTGAGGAAGTGAAGTATGAAGTCGTGGAGCGCAAACCTCGTTTTCTGAGTAAGGGCGATGTGTCAAAGCTCTTGGCATTCCCGCTTCAGGATGAAGGAGCAGAGCTAAGCCGAAGAATGTTCCTTTTTTCGGTCTTTACGGGCTTGGCATTTGTTGATTTACAAGGGCTACGAGCTTCGCAAATCGAGACGAACAGCGAGGGGAAGCGGTATATTCGCAAAGCACGCCAAAAGACAGAAGTCGAGAACTTAATCCCACTACACCCGATAGCGGAGCAGATACTTTCGCTTTACACAAAGGAGAAAAGCAAGGGAGACTACAAGGTATTCCCCGATACGATGAGTAAAGACAAGCTATCCAAACACCTCAAAGCAATTGGGCTAGCGTGTGGCATTCGTACTCCGCTGACCTACCATGTCGGCAGACATTCGTTCGGCACGCTGACTTTGGAGGCTGGTATTCCGATAGAGAGCATCGCCAAGATGATGGGACACGCCTCCATTGCCAGCACGCAAATCTACGCCCAAATCACCGACCAAAAGATTGCAAGGGATATGGAAAAGTTGATGCAGCATGAGAATACATAA
- the traN gene encoding conjugative transposon protein TraN yields MKKWILSIVACATITLPAMAQQVEGNNQLLSNGDLYQGMSRSIPNGRVVLPYGLEVTFEKTVHLIFPAAIRYVDLGSQNIIAGKADDAENVLRVKAAVREFETETNMSVICEDGSFYAFNVKYADEPKKLSIEMKDFLAPTEGRLPSNRADIYFKELGSESPILVKLIMKSIYQNDKRTIKHVGAKQFGMRFLLRGLYAHNGLLYFHVRMDNESNMPYAVDFITFKVVDKKVAKHTAIQERILQPLRAFHQVMWIGAGRSERIVFALEQFTLSEDKQLEVTLYERNGSRTLTFYMEPEDLLLTKKIDNLKLKW; encoded by the coding sequence ATGAAGAAATGGATTTTATCTATCGTAGCTTGTGCTACGATAACGCTCCCCGCTATGGCACAACAAGTGGAGGGGAACAATCAACTACTGAGCAACGGAGACCTTTACCAAGGGATGAGCCGATCGATACCGAATGGACGAGTCGTATTGCCCTACGGGCTAGAAGTCACCTTTGAAAAGACGGTACATCTCATCTTTCCTGCAGCTATACGCTATGTAGACCTCGGGTCGCAAAACATTATTGCTGGGAAAGCTGACGATGCGGAGAATGTGCTGCGTGTAAAGGCTGCCGTCCGAGAGTTTGAGACGGAGACCAATATGAGCGTCATCTGTGAGGATGGCTCATTCTACGCATTCAATGTGAAGTACGCGGATGAACCAAAGAAGCTCAGCATCGAGATGAAGGACTTTCTAGCTCCTACGGAGGGAAGACTGCCGAGCAATCGTGCGGACATATACTTCAAAGAGCTGGGAAGTGAGTCGCCCATATTGGTTAAGCTGATTATGAAGAGCATCTACCAAAATGATAAGCGAACCATCAAGCATGTTGGGGCGAAGCAATTCGGGATGCGCTTCCTACTTCGTGGATTATATGCCCATAATGGGTTGCTTTACTTCCACGTCCGTATGGATAATGAGTCTAATATGCCGTATGCGGTGGACTTCATCACGTTCAAGGTGGTGGACAAGAAGGTGGCGAAGCATACAGCTATACAGGAGCGAATACTACAACCACTACGTGCCTTTCATCAGGTGATGTGGATTGGGGCGGGACGCTCTGAGAGAATAGTCTTTGCTTTGGAGCAGTTCACACTATCAGAGGATAAGCAGCTGGAAGTGACGCTCTACGAGCGAAACGGGAGTCGCACGCTCACTTTCTATATGGAGCCTGAAGACCTTTTGCTCACTAAGAAGATTGACAACCTTAAACTGAAGTGGTGA
- a CDS encoding site-specific integrase has protein sequence MQTDKMKVLLYLKKSGLNRSGQAPIMGRITYGLTIAQFSCKLSCNPKLWNARESRLNGKSREAVATNGKLECLLLSAQSAYQTLCERGIVFTATDIKELLQGSMQSQITFLERYDQMVEEMKQKVGVEIKATALNSYFTIRKHLRAFIEEKFHTSDIAFSQIEEDFLDCLQCYSVGELGHSQGHYRKMASAVKKVCRLAYREGLITRQLFAHVTIERGENKQPRALDRASLDKLQSLTFEPYEVELETARDLFLFACYTGVAYCDMVALNREHLFADDEGALWLKFRRQKTNTLCRVKLLSEAARLMERYQSDERTTLFAPIPYSVYLAHLKALQLRAGISIPLSAHVGRHTFATLITLERGVPIETVSRMLGHSNIQTTERYAHVTPKKLFDEFEQFLSFTEELTLTL, from the coding sequence ATGCAAACAGACAAAATGAAGGTGTTGCTCTACCTCAAAAAGAGCGGATTGAACAGGTCGGGGCAAGCTCCGATTATGGGGCGGATAACCTACGGGCTAACCATCGCCCAGTTCAGTTGCAAGCTCTCGTGCAACCCCAAGCTGTGGAATGCTCGTGAGAGCAGACTGAACGGCAAGAGCCGTGAAGCTGTGGCAACGAATGGCAAGTTGGAGTGCTTGCTGCTCTCGGCGCAGTCGGCTTATCAAACCCTTTGTGAGCGAGGGATTGTCTTTACAGCGACTGACATCAAGGAGTTGTTGCAAGGTAGTATGCAAAGCCAAATCACTTTCTTGGAGCGGTACGATCAAATGGTTGAAGAGATGAAGCAAAAGGTGGGTGTCGAGATAAAGGCAACAGCTCTGAATAGTTACTTTACTATTCGAAAGCATCTGCGAGCCTTTATCGAGGAGAAGTTCCACACTTCAGATATTGCTTTCAGTCAAATTGAAGAAGACTTCTTGGATTGCCTACAATGTTACTCTGTCGGAGAGCTGGGGCATTCGCAAGGTCATTATCGTAAGATGGCATCAGCGGTGAAGAAGGTCTGCCGTTTGGCGTATCGTGAAGGGTTGATAACACGACAACTATTTGCTCACGTAACGATCGAACGAGGGGAGAACAAACAACCTCGTGCATTGGACAGGGCATCGTTGGATAAGTTGCAGAGCCTGACCTTTGAGCCGTATGAGGTGGAGTTGGAGACTGCTCGTGACCTCTTTCTCTTCGCTTGCTATACGGGTGTTGCCTACTGCGATATGGTTGCCCTTAATCGGGAGCATCTCTTTGCAGATGATGAGGGGGCTTTATGGCTTAAGTTTCGCAGACAGAAGACCAATACGCTTTGTCGTGTGAAGCTCCTATCTGAAGCGGCCCGTCTGATGGAGCGGTATCAATCGGACGAACGAACTACGCTCTTTGCTCCTATTCCCTATTCGGTTTACCTTGCCCACCTCAAAGCTCTACAACTTCGAGCTGGTATCTCTATTCCCCTTTCGGCACACGTTGGTCGCCACACCTTTGCCACGTTGATAACTTTGGAGCGGGGCGTGCCGATTGAAACGGTGAGCCGAATGTTGGGGCATAGCAATATCCAAACGACCGAGCGATATGCTCATGTGACTCCGAAGAAGCTTTTCGATGAGTTTGAGCAATTCCTCTCTTTCACTGAAGAGCTAACCTTAACCTTGTAA
- a CDS encoding MATE family efflux transporter, whose product METINILRDGNMTKSLIKLGMPVVIAMLVMAVNNVVDTFWVARLGTLPIAAVSIAFPISLFFTGIGLTFGIGGGAYISRLLGANQVDKAGKVASVSIITAFLTGLLTALSCYLFLPKILVFMGADNTTMQLATSYGKLFIVSCIIGTINVSSGNIVVSQGASKISGMAMIFGAVVNMLLDPLFIYTLNGGVEGAAWATIVAQLLTTFIYVLYFRKSPVKVSLTRFKPTRQMYCEVIKIGISMLLFQFLQSLSISLLQNASARYGSEAVAAIGIVLKIVTLGTNVVFGFVKGLQPIAGYNYGAKNYTRVREAIRYSLILTTSFCIVWSLVILLFTDSIISCFGDDQGVKVIAEEALRANTILFFTFGFQFVYSTLYTAMGKAKQTLLLNISRQGIFFIPTILILPLYFGLGGVLYTQAIADFFTTLLTFFFALSIHRELKQM is encoded by the coding sequence ATGGAAACAATCAATATACTTCGCGACGGAAACATGACGAAGTCGCTTATCAAATTAGGAATGCCAGTAGTAATAGCCATGCTCGTGATGGCGGTGAACAATGTGGTAGATACTTTTTGGGTAGCCCGATTGGGAACATTGCCCATTGCAGCGGTCTCTATCGCATTTCCTATCTCCTTGTTTTTTACAGGAATAGGATTAACCTTCGGGATTGGTGGAGGAGCCTACATTTCCCGACTGCTGGGAGCAAATCAAGTGGATAAAGCAGGGAAAGTTGCTTCTGTTTCCATTATAACAGCATTTCTCACAGGGTTATTGACTGCATTGTCTTGCTACCTGTTTCTCCCTAAAATATTAGTCTTTATGGGGGCGGATAATACGACAATGCAATTAGCAACAAGTTATGGTAAGTTGTTTATTGTCAGTTGTATTATTGGTACCATAAACGTATCTTCTGGTAATATTGTAGTTTCGCAAGGAGCTTCCAAGATTTCAGGGATGGCAATGATATTCGGTGCCGTTGTCAATATGCTATTGGACCCGCTTTTTATTTATACATTAAATGGGGGAGTAGAAGGAGCTGCTTGGGCAACCATTGTCGCACAGCTCTTAACGACATTTATTTATGTACTTTATTTCCGCAAATCTCCCGTCAAAGTTTCGCTGACACGATTCAAGCCAACCCGACAAATGTATTGTGAAGTCATTAAGATAGGAATATCTATGCTTCTGTTTCAGTTTCTTCAAAGTTTATCCATCAGTTTATTACAAAATGCTTCTGCGCGTTATGGAAGTGAGGCAGTCGCAGCCATCGGTATTGTGTTGAAAATTGTAACACTTGGAACGAATGTTGTCTTCGGTTTTGTAAAAGGACTTCAGCCTATCGCTGGGTACAACTATGGGGCAAAAAACTATACAAGAGTTCGTGAAGCGATACGTTATTCTCTCATTCTCACGACCTCGTTTTGTATCGTATGGAGTCTTGTTATTCTCCTTTTTACCGACTCTATTATCTCTTGTTTCGGTGATGACCAAGGGGTGAAAGTCATTGCCGAAGAAGCATTGCGTGCCAACACAATTCTATTTTTTACCTTCGGATTTCAGTTTGTCTATTCTACACTTTACACAGCTATGGGAAAGGCTAAGCAAACACTTTTACTGAACATTAGCCGACAAGGAATTTTCTTTATACCTACCATTTTAATTCTTCCCCTTTATTTCGGACTCGGAGGTGTGCTTTACACCCAAGCAATTGCAGATTTCTTTACAACCTTATTAACCTTCTTTTTTGCGTTGAGCATACATCGAGAATTAAAACAAATGTAA
- a CDS encoding helix-turn-helix domain-containing protein — MSITWGTFHLTDELYIQKYPADTNNPENKYFLSHFCISGNTESTITKRQFSIFGGQHSFFSVRELSSVHLHIAPSRRGDNSFFEYSLSQQYFKEHFIQDSRVLNDMANRIEKEPFCWVGKNPSITPSMTYLISEITRQPYSGAMRSLFLECKIIELYLAQIHSFDSCDCKILKLSRGDIDRLYDARDYISENLNKKVSISALSREIGINQTKLKAGFKQLFGTTIFDYAIDQKMNLAIALLEENRLSLTEISDKTGYSHPNHFSSAFKRKFGVSPSMFEFRHQ, encoded by the coding sequence ATGAGCATTACATGGGGTACATTTCATTTGACGGATGAATTGTATATACAGAAATATCCTGCCGATACAAATAATCCTGAAAATAAATACTTCCTATCACATTTCTGTATATCAGGTAATACTGAGTCAACTATTACAAAACGTCAATTCAGCATTTTCGGAGGGCAGCATAGCTTCTTTTCTGTTAGAGAATTGTCTTCTGTCCATCTGCATATTGCTCCATCTCGAAGGGGAGATAATTCATTTTTTGAATACTCGCTCTCACAACAATACTTTAAGGAGCATTTCATACAAGACAGTCGTGTGCTAAATGATATGGCAAATCGTATAGAAAAAGAGCCTTTTTGCTGGGTGGGTAAAAATCCATCTATAACTCCTTCAATGACATATCTCATATCCGAAATTACTAGACAGCCATATTCTGGAGCAATGAGGAGCTTATTTTTGGAATGTAAAATCATTGAATTATATCTTGCTCAGATTCATTCTTTTGATTCTTGTGATTGTAAAATCTTAAAACTGTCAAGAGGTGATATAGACAGACTCTATGACGCACGAGATTATATCTCTGAAAATCTGAATAAAAAAGTTTCAATTTCAGCGCTTTCACGTGAGATAGGTATAAACCAGACCAAACTGAAAGCTGGTTTCAAACAGTTGTTTGGAACTACTATTTTCGATTATGCCATTGATCAAAAAATGAACCTTGCCATAGCCTTATTGGAAGAGAATCGCTTATCATTGACAGAAATTTCTGATAAAACAGGTTATAGCCATCCCAATCATTTCTCTTCGGCATTCAAAAGAAAATTTGGAGTATCTCCAAGTATGTTTGAGTTCCGACATCAATAG
- a CDS encoding DUF3872 domain-containing protein, whose product MKKFLVNTIWAVGGIALVLFCLSACTRELDVQQAYDFSLEVMPVQNSIAKGETAEIRCSLKRSGRFANTQYTIRYFQLDGKGCLKMDDGTVFKPNDRYLLTRDTFRLYYTSLSTDRQTIDIYVEDNFGQVQQRTFNFNNEDTSKRLSS is encoded by the coding sequence ATGAAAAAGTTCCTAGTGAATACGATATGGGCTGTGGGAGGGATTGCCCTCGTCCTCTTTTGTCTATCTGCTTGTACTCGTGAGCTGGATGTACAGCAGGCTTACGACTTCTCACTTGAAGTGATGCCAGTGCAGAACTCCATAGCTAAGGGGGAAACGGCTGAAATACGCTGTAGTCTCAAAAGAAGTGGTCGCTTTGCCAATACGCAATACACGATCCGTTACTTCCAGCTGGATGGCAAGGGTTGCTTGAAGATGGATGATGGCACTGTATTCAAACCGAATGACCGCTATCTGCTCACGAGAGATACCTTCCGGCTCTATTACACTTCACTCTCTACTGACCGCCAAACGATTGACATTTACGTGGAGGACAACTTCGGACAAGTCCAGCAACGGACTTTCAACTTCAATAATGAAGATACGAGCAAACGTTTAAGTAGTTAA
- a CDS encoding helix-turn-helix domain-containing protein → MKQLISGIQEVSRRIREIAQTHRPLFGGEIYLTGREVCERLFISPRTLQDYRDKGIIPYTQIAGKILYKLSDIDRLLQENYHS, encoded by the coding sequence ATGAAACAACTCATTTCGGGCATTCAAGAAGTAAGCAGACGTATTCGGGAGATTGCTCAAACGCACCGTCCGCTCTTCGGGGGAGAAATCTACCTTACGGGGCGAGAGGTTTGCGAACGGCTTTTTATCAGCCCTCGCACCTTGCAAGACTATCGGGACAAGGGGATTATTCCCTACACTCAAATCGCAGGGAAAATACTCTACAAACTCTCCGACATCGACCGACTACTGCAAGAGAATTATCACTCATAA
- the traK gene encoding conjugative transposon protein TraK, giving the protein MEFKSLTNIETSFKQIRLYAIIFAIVCIAVSSYAVYASYSFAKKQREKVYVLDQGKSLMLALSQDASMNRPVEAREHVRRFHELFFTIAPDKDAIEKNMERAFQLCDKSAFNYYKDLAEKGYYNRAISGNVNQRIEIDSIRCDFDSYPYEVTTFARQFIIRQSNVTERSLVTSCSLQNSVRSDNNPQGFLMEHFLVRENRDIQTYKR; this is encoded by the coding sequence ATGGAATTCAAATCACTCACAAACATAGAGACCTCTTTCAAGCAGATTAGGCTCTACGCCATCATCTTTGCGATAGTCTGCATAGCGGTCAGTAGCTATGCGGTCTATGCTTCGTACAGCTTTGCTAAGAAGCAGCGTGAGAAGGTGTACGTACTAGACCAAGGGAAGTCTCTGATGCTGGCTCTGAGCCAAGACGCTTCGATGAACCGTCCGGTGGAGGCTCGAGAGCATGTAAGACGCTTTCACGAGCTTTTCTTCACGATTGCGCCCGACAAGGATGCTATCGAGAAGAATATGGAGCGTGCTTTCCAACTATGCGACAAGTCCGCTTTTAACTACTATAAGGATCTAGCGGAGAAAGGGTACTACAATCGAGCTATCTCGGGCAATGTCAACCAACGTATAGAGATTGACTCCATACGGTGTGACTTTGACTCTTACCCCTACGAAGTAACCACCTTTGCTCGGCAGTTTATTATCCGACAGAGCAATGTCACGGAGCGGAGCTTGGTGACTAGTTGCTCGCTACAAAACTCAGTTCGCTCGGACAACAATCCGCAAGGGTTTCTGATGGAGCACTTCCTCGTACGAGAGAATCGTGACATCCAAACTTACAAGCGATAA
- a CDS encoding PcfK-like family protein — MKGTEQFTRTIAEYLNGRAMTDPLFAPNLQKPHKNIEECILYILSEVQRSGCNGFADEEIYSMAVHYYDEDDIEVDKVSSCNVVVNHVVELSEEEKKQARQEAIKQYQQEELVKLQKRYERPKRTERTETTSTTQTQPTLFDTLAL, encoded by the coding sequence ATGAAAGGAACAGAACAATTTACCCGAACGATAGCAGAATACCTTAATGGACGTGCGATGACAGACCCTTTGTTTGCGCCCAATCTACAGAAGCCCCATAAGAACATAGAGGAGTGCATTCTCTACATCTTGAGTGAGGTGCAAAGAAGTGGTTGTAATGGCTTTGCTGATGAGGAGATATACTCAATGGCAGTTCACTACTATGATGAAGATGATATAGAGGTGGATAAGGTATCTAGTTGCAATGTTGTGGTCAATCACGTTGTAGAGCTCTCCGAAGAAGAGAAAAAGCAAGCACGGCAGGAAGCTATCAAGCAATACCAACAAGAGGAACTTGTCAAATTGCAGAAGAGATACGAGCGACCCAAGAGAACTGAAAGAACCGAGACAACATCTACTACACAAACCCAACCCACACTATTTGACACCCTTGCCTTATGA
- a CDS encoding conjugal transfer protein TraO: protein MKRWLSMMVCVMVAMTATMPSYAQRLIPRQNSVELVGSIPIIKGEKLFAKESFGVGLAFAHYFKRANYAFLLAEYEQQGLTYRSYNVPLRDALLHFGYMHPILSDRGKNIFGYLGLSAHCGYEELNEDKRLLPDGATLLDRSRFIYGGAIHSSVELFLTDNLLFVLKAQGRLLFGSDLHRFRPAISAGLMFNI from the coding sequence ATGAAGAGATGGTTATCTATGATGGTCTGCGTGATGGTGGCTATGACTGCTACTATGCCATCGTACGCACAGCGACTAATCCCTAGGCAAAATAGCGTTGAGCTGGTCGGCTCTATTCCGATTATCAAGGGGGAGAAACTATTCGCAAAGGAGAGCTTTGGGGTAGGCCTTGCGTTCGCACACTACTTCAAGCGGGCGAACTACGCTTTTCTCTTGGCGGAGTATGAGCAGCAAGGGTTGACTTATCGCTCTTACAATGTTCCACTGCGTGATGCGCTCCTGCATTTCGGCTATATGCACCCGATACTCTCGGATCGGGGGAAGAATATCTTTGGCTACTTGGGGCTATCCGCTCACTGCGGTTATGAAGAGCTAAACGAGGATAAACGGTTACTACCCGATGGGGCTACACTCCTGGATCGATCTCGCTTTATTTATGGTGGGGCGATACATAGCTCGGTAGAGCTGTTCCTAACAGACAATCTGCTCTTCGTTCTCAAAGCTCAAGGGAGACTGCTCTTCGGCTCTGACCTGCATCGTTTTCGTCCTGCTATTTCAGCAGGACTCATGTTCAATATCTAA